The Streptomyces sp. NBC_00306 sequence CCGCTCACGGGGATCGAGGTGTCCGGCCACGGACTGCCGCGCGAACTCCAGCACCAGCAGCACCTTGAACACCGAGGCGAGGACGACCGGTTCGTCCGCGTCGCACCCGGCTCCGGCCGTGTCCCCAGGGCCCTCGTCCTCGTCGATGGATCGTGCGTGGAGCCGGCCCTCTGCCCCAGCGTCCCTGAACACGGAGCGCAGTCTCTCCTCGATCGGCATCCGGCCCCTCATTCGCCTCGGGAGTGTCCGCAAAGTATCGCCGTCCGCCCGCAGGGCGCCGCCAACCGGACGAGACGCAGCGGACAGGCCCTAGGCTCGTGGCGTGGATCTCTTGCGCCACCTGCGCATTTTCGTCGTCGTCGCCGAGGAGCTGCACTTCGGGCGGGCCGCCGAGCTGCTCGGCATGGCCCAGCCGCCGCTCAGCCGGTCGATCCGGCGGCTGGAGGACGACCTCGGTGCCGAGCTCTTCGACCGCACCCACCGGCAGGTGAGGCTCACACCGACCGGCGCCGTACTGCTCGACGAGGCACGGGACTTGCTGGCGCGGGAAGAGCGTACGAGAGCGCTCGTCCGACGGGCCCGCGACGGCGGTCTCGGCACGCTGCGTGCCGGTGTGCCTCCGGACACTCCGGCCGCGGCGCTCGGCGCGCTGCTCGCCGAGTGCGCCGAGCGGCTTCCCGGCGTACGGGTCGACCTCCAGGAGGTGACGACGGACGAGCAGCTCCGGCTGCTCGCCTCCGGCGGGCTGGACGCGGGGCTCGTGCACCGGCCGGTCGACGCCACCGAATTGCTGCTGGGCCCCGAGGTCCGGGTCGAATTGGGGGTGGTGCTGCCGCGTACCTCGCCGCTCACCCGGCTTCCCGAAGTGGGTCTCGCCGATCTGGCGGGCCAGGATCTGGTGCTGTTTCCGCGGGCGTCGGCGCCCGGTTGGTACGACCGGACGCTCGACATCTGCCGGGCCGCCGGCTTCGTACCCGGGCGCGTCCGGCACGCGCGCAACCCGGAGTTCCTCATCGGGCTGGTGTCCGCGGGCTGCGGAGTCGCCTTCGATCAGGGGCCGGTGGCGCGCAAGGAGCCGAGGGTGGCCTGGCGGCCGCTGGCCAACCGGCCCCTCGCGCAGCGGATCTGTGCCGTACGGCCGAGGCGGTCGCCGCACGCGGCGGCGCGTGCTTTCGGGGAGATCGCGGCCGGTGTCCTGTCGCGGGACACGGCGAGCGTGCTGCACGGCGAGAGCTCGTCGGCGGGCGGGGAGCCGCCCGGGGAACAGGAGCCGAGGCCCTGGTCCGTCGTGTTCGGCTGAGGAGCCGCGGCTCCGTCCAGGCATGTGTTCCGGACATGTTTCAGATGTGAGGACCGGCACAACTTCCGACCTTGCGCCGCAAATTCTTCACAAGAATGGCATGTTCACGGCGGAATGTTCGCCTCCACTCCGAAGTGACGGTCGCTGCGGAACAAGATCAATACTGTTCAACGCTGCACTTCGAATCAGGACATGTCCGCATGGTGGCCCTCCGTCCTCCGCCGACTTCGGCCCACGGCATCCCGCCCTGTAGTCATGGCAACGGCGGTCTGCCTGACCAACGGGCCGCCGTCCGACACAAGTACAGCCATATCTGGGGGGACACCCATGTCCAGAATCACCCGCCGCCAGGCCCTGACCGCTGCCACGGGCGCGGCTGCCGGCCTCGCGATCACCGGCGCCGCCCGGGCCTCGTCCGGCACCGGAGCGCATCCGGCCGGTGGCCGGGCCAAGCGCCCGGCCGACGGTCCCGCACCCTTCGACGAGGTCTACCTGGGACGCCGCATCCAGGGCGCACCCGCGCACGGGGGCCACGGCGGCCACGGCGGTCACCAGGCTCCCGCCGGCCAGGGGGGCCACGAGGGTCACGGCGGCTACCGCGTGCACATCGACGGCGAGGAACTGCATGTGATGAGCAACGCCGACGGCACCTGGATCAGCGTCGTCAACCACTACGAGCCGCACCCGACCCCGCTCGCCGTGGCCCGCGCCGCCGTCGCCGAACTCCAGGGCGCCGACCTCGTGCCCCTCGACCTCGTCTGATCCAGGAGACCCGCCATGACCGTACGCAAGAACCAGGCGATTCTCTCCGCCGACGAGAAGCGCTCTTTCACCAACGCCGTGCTGGAGCTCAAGCGCAGCGGCCGGTACGACACCTTCGTCACCACCCACAACGCCTTCATCATGGGTGACACCGACACCGGTGACCGTGTGGGGCACCGTTCGCCGTCCTTCCTGCCGTGGCACCGAAGATTCCTCATACAGTTCGAGCAGGCCCTTCAGTCCGTCGATCCCTCGGTGGCCCTGCCCTACTGGGACTGGACTGCGGACCGCACCACCGCCTCGTCGCTGTGGGCGGCCGACTTCCTCGGTGGCACCGGCCGCAGCAGGGACGGCCAGGTGATGGACGGTCCGTTCGCCTTCTCCGGCGGCCGCTGGCCGGTCAGCATCCGGGTGGACGGCCGCGGCTATCTGCGCCGTGACCTGGGAGTCGGTGTCCGCCAGCTGCCGACCCGGGCCGAGGTCGACTCCGTGCTCGCCATGCCGGTCTACGACGCGCCGCCGTGGAACAGCGCGTCCAACAGCTTCCGCAACCACCTGGAGGGCTGGCGGGGAGTCAATCTGCACAACCGCGTCCACGTCTGGGTCGGCGGTCAGATGGGGACCGGCGTCTCGCCCAACGACCCGGTGTTCTGGCTGCACCACGCCTTCATCGACAAGCTCTGGGCCGACTGGCAGACCCGTCACCCGGACTCGCCGTACCTTCCCGCCGCCGGCACGCCCAACGTCGTCGACCTGCGCGACACCATGCGCCCGTGGAACGACGTGACCCCGGCGGACATGCTCGACCACACCCCGCACTACACCTACGACACGGCGGCCTAGGCCTCACCGCGGTCCGTGTCCACCGGCACGGACCGCGTCCCGTCAGCAGGGCCGCCGGCCGGCCGCGGTGAGCCGGGTGACCGGGAGCCGGAGTCATTTCATGGGGCTCGCGCTCGGGCGGGCGACAGCGGCGCGGTTCGCGACCAGTCGGATCGCCGCGGTCGTGAGGTCCGGGTCGTGAAGCTGGACGTAGTGGTCGCTGCCGGTCGCCAGCAGGTGCGGCGTCTGCGGCCGCAGGGCCACCAGCGCCTGCTGGGCCTTGGGCCAGGCGGCCTCCAGCTTCGCCAGCAACTGCTTGTTCATGGTGGGCGGCGCGGCGAAGGGTTCCGTCTTGCTCAGGACCGCGACCGGGACCGGCGGGAGCGGGCCACCACGCTCGATGGCGGTCACCCCGCCGTCGATGTCCACCTGCTCGAAGTCCGGATCGGTGTCGAAGGGCGTACCGGGATGCCGCAGGGCCTCGACGTACGCCGGCCAGTCCGCCCCCATCGCCGGCTTCAGCGCGGGTCCCAGCGCGTCGACCAGGACCAGCCCCCGGGTCTGCTCCGGGTGCTCCTGTGCGTACCGCAGGGCGAGCATGCCGCCGAAGGAGTGCCCCACCAGCACGTACGGCCCCGGCACGTGGCCGGCCGTCAGGACGCGGTCCAGGTCCTGGACCATGGCGCCCAGAGCCCGGGTTCCCCGCACGGGTGTGCTGCGGGTGGTGAGTGTCGGGGGCTGGGTGTAGCGGATCGTGCCCGGCCGGTCGTAGGTGCACACGCGGGTGAACCCGGCCACGCCCGGTAGCACCGGTGTCTTCGGCACGGGCGGGGTGACGTCGGACAGCGACCACGGGTCGGCGGACTCGTGGAGTCCGGACAGCAGCACCACGGTCGGGCTCCCCGAACCCGAGCACTGCAGGTACAGGCTTCGCCCGCCGCCGATATCCACCCGCTTCCCGGTGTCCCCGCCAGGCGTCCCGGGCGTGCCCGCGACCAGCAGGGCCACGGCCACCACGGCCGCCACACCACCGGACGCGCGCCATCGCCATCGCATGCCTCCAGCGTCCCCGTCGCCCCGTCCCGCCGCCATCCGGGACCCGGCGGTGCCGCGATCCGCAGGAGACGGCCTACGCCGGGCCCTCGGGGTCGCCCTCCGCCCCGGACGAGGTCCGGCGCGAGGTGGCGGCCGGCGCGGGCCGGGCCTGGATCAGGGCGTGGGTGCCACTGGTGCGCCAGGCCGCGCCCGTCCGGTCGAGGGCGTCGGTCATCGCCGCGGTCAGTCCGACGATCACGTCCGACTTCAGTGTGCGCAGGGCCGCGACGGACCCGGGGAAGTGCGCCGTGACATCCGCGAAGGGCGTCGTCGCCGGCCAGAGCCGATCGCCCACCAGGCGACGGTAGTTGAGGTCGCCCTTCAGGATCGTCAGCGTGACGGAGGCGAACTGAGTCCTGAGATCCTCGGGCATCTCCTCGTACGGAAGCGGTGCGCAGAAGAACGGGTGTGTGCGCACCTCCAGGCGTCCGGTTCCCGCCGCGGTCCAGAGGCGCCTGCCGATCTCGCCGGCCCGGCCGGACGCCCGGACGAGCCGCCGGAGAGCGCCGACGACATCGGTGGTCGTCGCGTCGGAGACGTAGTACGGATACGGCTTGACGTGCAGGACGACGTCCGTCGCGTGACCGCGTTCGAGGAGGTGGTCGACGAGGACGAGGTCGGGGATCAGCTCGCGCCCCGCATTGTCGGCGACCACGGCGACGGTGGCCGGCGTTCCCGCGGGCAGCAGCGACCAGAGCAACGCACTGTCGTCCGAGACCAAACCCGCACCGGCATCCGTGCCGGTCCGGGCGGACTCGTCGGCCGTCACGCTGAAGCCGAGGTCGGCACGGTTTCCCCAGAGCGAGGCCTGCAGCAATGCGGACGCCTGCCGTTCGGCGGGCAGATCGGCGAGTGCGTCGAGGGCCCGCAGCTCCTCGTCCACGACGGTGCTGCTCAGTTCGGCGTCCTTGAAGGGGCCGAACGGGTCCACACCCTGCCACGGGCCTTCGCCGAAGTATTCGAGGGCCGCGAGGAGCTTGCGGTAGAAGTAGCTCTCCGCCCACAGGAAGGGGGCGTCGAACCACGACCGTCCGAGGTACGGCTCCGCCCGCTCCGCCCAGAGCGCGTGATCCTTCGCCGTCGCGTCCAGCGGTTCGACGACTCCGTCGGTGATCTCGGCCAACAGGGCGTCGAGCGCGCGGTGTTGACGCGGAGCGTAGGGGAAGGCGTCGCGTACCTGCTGGATCAGGGCCGGATGGCGTCGGTGCAGTACTCCCCAGGCGAAGCTGCCGGGTTCATCGCACATGACCACGGGAGGACGGGAGTCCGGGACGTCCGAGGGGCGGGGGAGGCGTGCTGTCATGTCGGCTGAGCCCTTCGCGTATCGCTGGTCCGTGCGTCCCGGCTCATCCTCGCTCCGAGGCGCCGTCCCGCGGAACCGGCGACACGGTCCGGGCGTCGAAGGGGCATGACGGAGAAACCGGTACAGGCCGCATTCACCCTCGTGCTGGCGGCGCTGCTGCTGACGGCCTGTAGCGGCACCGGCGAACCGGCCTCACAGGAGAGCCCGTCCGCCCGCACCACGCCGTCCGTCCGCACCGCTCCGTCCGCCCGGACGATCGCGTTCCAGCTCTATACGCACTGCGGCATCGGCGAGGCCCGCATCGGTTCCACCTACTTCGAGGCCGAGACGCCCCTCTCCGACGGCTCGGCCGGGCCGCCCGACGGGTGGGACAACCCGTACCAGAGTGGCAGGATGACGCTGACGTCCGCGACGCGGGCCGTCTTCACCGATGACGCCGGACACGAGGTCGTCTTCCGTGCCCGGCCGGGTGCGAAGGCCTTCACAGTGATCTGCCAGTAGCCGTGCACGGCGCCGCACGGATCACCGCTCCCCATCAGGAGCAGGCCTGCCGAGACCGGCCGCCTTCGCGAGCCTGCGGTAGGAGTCGAGCAGTGACCCGCGGTCGTACGTACTGGTCGTGATCAGCACCTCGTCGGCGGCGCTGTCCTTGACCACCGACTCGAGCGCGTCGAGGACCTGATCCTCCGTGCCGGCGATGTGGCCCCGCAGTCCCGACTCGTAGAACTCCCGTTCCTTCGCGGTCATGGTCAGTTCCTCGATCCGCTCGGGCGCAAGGAGCGGGGGAAAGACGCCGTGCGTGCGGGAGTACGCCATCGACCAGGCTTCCGGCATCAGCAGCCGCCGGGCCTCCGCCTCGGTCGCGGCGACCGCGACCGTGCCGGAGATCGTCACATGGGGGCGCTCGGACCAGACGGAGGGCCTGAAGCCCTGGCGGTAGCGTTCGACGCCGGCCATCATCCGGTCCCGGCTCCGCAGGTCGCCGATGACCATCGGCAGTCCGGCCTCCGCCGCGATGGCGGCTCCCTCACCCGTGGCGAGGACGAAGGGCGGGACCCGGAGGCCCTCCGCCGGGCGGGCGTGCACCTGAGGGTGCGACGACTGCTCGCCGGTGAACCATCCGAGCAGTTCCTCCAGCCGGCCGGCGAAGTCGTCCGCGTCCTTCTTGTCCCGGCCCAGCGCCCTGCGGATGCCGTCGGTGAAGCCGACCGAGCGGCCCAGCCCCATGTCGATCCGGCCGGGGAACAGGGACTCCAGGACCCCGAACTGCTCGGCGACGACCAGGGGTTGGTGGTTGGGCAGCATCACCCCGCCGGTACCCACCCGGATCGTGGAGGTCGCCGCCGCCACCGCCGCCGCCAGTACGGTCGGCGCGGAGCCGGCCACCCCGGGCACGCTGTGGTGCTCGGAGACCCAGAACCGGTGGTAGCCGAGCGTCTCCAGCTCGCGGGCGAGGGACACCGTGTCCCGCAGGGCGGCGGGACCGTCGTACCCCTCGCGGGTGCGGGACCGGTCCAGTACGGACAACGGGGTGGATGCGATCCATGAGCTCACACAGGGTGCAACGCCGTGGGGGCGTCAGGATTCCCGGGGTCAGGCGAGCGCGAGCAGGACGAGGACGGCGATGGACCCGGCCATCACGACGGTGTGCCGGACGTTCTGCAGGCCGGGCAGCACCCAGGAGGGGAAGGCCTTCTCGGCTGCGTCGAGCAGCGCGACGACGTCCATGCGCTGCAAGGCGGCGTCCCCGCTCTTCGCGAAGTGCGCCCGCACGGTCCGGACGGCGGTCAACTGGCTATGCAGGATCAGTACGTTGCCGAGCAGGACGATCGGCTGGACGATCCAGGACGACGTCGCGCCCCACGCGTTCCCGGTGAGGTTGAGCGCCGCCAGAACCGCGAGGGTCAGAGCGACGCCGACGGGGACGGCCGTCTCGTGGCCGCCGGCGTCGAACCGCAGCTTGTTCTCCGCCAGCACCGTGGCGGGGACGCCCTGACGGTCCAGTTCGGCCTCGGCGGCGGCCTGGGCCCGCGCTCCGTAACGGGCGCGCACCATCGGGATGCTGACGAAGGCCGTCGCGATGAGCAGTTGCAGCGCAGCGGCGATCGGGGTCATGACTGTCTCCTTCACTGGGCCGCACGGGCGGCGAGAACCGAGGACGTGAGCGACTTGAACTAAGTGCAAGTGAAGGCTGGCGGCTTTCTTGAACTAAGTGCAAGAGTCTTCCTCGGGCCCGGCGAACTCCCTCTTGAACTAAGTGCATCTACGCTGGGCGGTATGCCACGGAACACCTTGACCGCCGAGCAGATCGTCCGCGCTGCCATCGAGTTGCTGGACGCCGAAGGCCTGGACGGCCTCAACATGCGCAGCCTGGGCGGCCGGCTCGGCTCCGCCGCCACCGCCGTCTACTGGCACGTCGGGAACAAGGACAACCTCGTGAGGCTCGCGGGCGACGAGGTCTGGCAGGAGATCGATCTGCCCGACCTGGACTCGCTCGACTGGCGGAACGCCGCCACGGCGATGGCCGCGGGCCAGCACGCGATGATGGCGAGGCACCCCTGGCTCGTCCAGGCGCTCGCCGGTCATCTCCTCTACGGTCCCGGCAAGGCGCGCCACGACGACCACATCCTCGCCGTGTACGAGAAGGCGGGGTTCGTCGGTGCGGAGGCCGATCAGGCGGCCGCCACCGTCGTCATGTTCGTTCTCGGCAACGCGGCGGGCGCCTCTGCCACGATCGCGCTGACCCGGCGCCTCAACCGCGGCGGCGGCGACGCGGAGGAGCAGCTGCGCGACACCATGGCCCGGGCGAGTGAGATCGCCATGACGTACCCGCGACTGCGCTCCCGCCTCCAGGGGGCGTCGGCGGCCGAGTACAACGCGGCTCCCGACGACAGTTTCACGTTCGGTCTGGAAGCGATTCTGGACGGGTTCGAGAAGAGGCTCGCGGCGCAGCGCACGGCGGCGGGCTAGGGACCGCTGACCCGCGCCGGTGGAGGGCGGACACGACCTAAGGGCTGTCCCGTAATCCCCGGTGGACCAGCGCGCGGCGTCAGATGCGGTGCATCGCAAGGCGATGGGGACACCCCCGCCGGAGGCTGGGGGAGGTCGTCCTCATACTGGGCGTATTCGGGCGATCCGACAACGCAGCGTGGGGGTCCCCCCTGCTCGAAGAGCTTGGGGGAGTGCCGTAGATGTCGTCGTGCGCCCGCCGGGGATTACGGGACAGCACTTACGGTGGGGGCGTGACCCGAAACAGCAGGCCGCTGGCCGTATTCGACCTCGACGGAACCCTTGCCGACTCCGGGCATCGGCAGCGATTTCTGGAGCGCAAGCCGCGGGACTGGAACGCCTTCTTCGCCGCCGCGCCGAAGGATCCGCCGCTGAGCGAGGGTGTCGAGCTGTGTCTGCGGTCCGCCGAGGAGTGCGACGTCGTGTACCTCACGGGCAGGCCGGAACGCTGCCGCAAGGACACGCTGGCGTGGCTCGCCGCGCAGGGACTGCCCGAGGGGCCGGTGCACATGCGGCGCAACGACGACCGCCGGCCCGCCCGCACCACCAAGGTGCAGATCCTGCGGCGGCTCGGCCGGGACCGGGAGATCCGGATGCTCGTGGACGACGACGAGCTGGTGTGCGACGCGGCCGAGAAGGCCGGCTTCCCGGTCGTACGGGCCGTATGGGCGGCCGGTACGACCGAGGCGATGAAGGAGGCTCAGGAGCGGGAGGGCCGCACCTGATCCGC is a genomic window containing:
- a CDS encoding alpha/beta fold hydrolase, giving the protein MRWRWRASGGVAAVVAVALLVAGTPGTPGGDTGKRVDIGGGRSLYLQCSGSGSPTVVLLSGLHESADPWSLSDVTPPVPKTPVLPGVAGFTRVCTYDRPGTIRYTQPPTLTTRSTPVRGTRALGAMVQDLDRVLTAGHVPGPYVLVGHSFGGMLALRYAQEHPEQTRGLVLVDALGPALKPAMGADWPAYVEALRHPGTPFDTDPDFEQVDIDGGVTAIERGGPLPPVPVAVLSKTEPFAAPPTMNKQLLAKLEAAWPKAQQALVALRPQTPHLLATGSDHYVQLHDPDLTTAAIRLVANRAAVARPSASPMK
- a CDS encoding TetR/AcrR family transcriptional regulator C-terminal domain-containing protein, translating into MPRNTLTAEQIVRAAIELLDAEGLDGLNMRSLGGRLGSAATAVYWHVGNKDNLVRLAGDEVWQEIDLPDLDSLDWRNAATAMAAGQHAMMARHPWLVQALAGHLLYGPGKARHDDHILAVYEKAGFVGAEADQAAATVVMFVLGNAAGASATIALTRRLNRGGGDAEEQLRDTMARASEIAMTYPRLRSRLQGASAAEYNAAPDDSFTFGLEAILDGFEKRLAAQRTAAG
- a CDS encoding damage-control phosphatase ARMT1 family protein; its protein translation is MTARLPRPSDVPDSRPPVVMCDEPGSFAWGVLHRRHPALIQQVRDAFPYAPRQHRALDALLAEITDGVVEPLDATAKDHALWAERAEPYLGRSWFDAPFLWAESYFYRKLLAALEYFGEGPWQGVDPFGPFKDAELSSTVVDEELRALDALADLPAERQASALLQASLWGNRADLGFSVTADESARTGTDAGAGLVSDDSALLWSLLPAGTPATVAVVADNAGRELIPDLVLVDHLLERGHATDVVLHVKPYPYYVSDATTTDVVGALRRLVRASGRAGEIGRRLWTAAGTGRLEVRTHPFFCAPLPYEEMPEDLRTQFASVTLTILKGDLNYRRLVGDRLWPATTPFADVTAHFPGSVAALRTLKSDVIVGLTAAMTDALDRTGAAWRTSGTHALIQARPAPAATSRRTSSGAEGDPEGPA
- a CDS encoding LysR family transcriptional regulator, which gives rise to MDLLRHLRIFVVVAEELHFGRAAELLGMAQPPLSRSIRRLEDDLGAELFDRTHRQVRLTPTGAVLLDEARDLLAREERTRALVRRARDGGLGTLRAGVPPDTPAAALGALLAECAERLPGVRVDLQEVTTDEQLRLLASGGLDAGLVHRPVDATELLLGPEVRVELGVVLPRTSPLTRLPEVGLADLAGQDLVLFPRASAPGWYDRTLDICRAAGFVPGRVRHARNPEFLIGLVSAGCGVAFDQGPVARKEPRVAWRPLANRPLAQRICAVRPRRSPHAAARAFGEIAAGVLSRDTASVLHGESSSAGGEPPGEQEPRPWSVVFG
- the melC1 gene encoding apotyrosinase chaperone MelC1 → MSRITRRQALTAATGAAAGLAITGAARASSGTGAHPAGGRAKRPADGPAPFDEVYLGRRIQGAPAHGGHGGHGGHQAPAGQGGHEGHGGYRVHIDGEELHVMSNADGTWISVVNHYEPHPTPLAVARAAVAELQGADLVPLDLV
- a CDS encoding phosphatase domain-containing protein is translated as MTRNSRPLAVFDLDGTLADSGHRQRFLERKPRDWNAFFAAAPKDPPLSEGVELCLRSAEECDVVYLTGRPERCRKDTLAWLAAQGLPEGPVHMRRNDDRRPARTTKVQILRRLGRDREIRMLVDDDELVCDAAEKAGFPVVRAVWAAGTTEAMKEAQEREGRT
- the melC2 gene encoding tyrosinase MelC2; its protein translation is MTVRKNQAILSADEKRSFTNAVLELKRSGRYDTFVTTHNAFIMGDTDTGDRVGHRSPSFLPWHRRFLIQFEQALQSVDPSVALPYWDWTADRTTASSLWAADFLGGTGRSRDGQVMDGPFAFSGGRWPVSIRVDGRGYLRRDLGVGVRQLPTRAEVDSVLAMPVYDAPPWNSASNSFRNHLEGWRGVNLHNRVHVWVGGQMGTGVSPNDPVFWLHHAFIDKLWADWQTRHPDSPYLPAAGTPNVVDLRDTMRPWNDVTPADMLDHTPHYTYDTAA
- a CDS encoding MsnO8 family LLM class oxidoreductase is translated as MSSWIASTPLSVLDRSRTREGYDGPAALRDTVSLARELETLGYHRFWVSEHHSVPGVAGSAPTVLAAAVAAATSTIRVGTGGVMLPNHQPLVVAEQFGVLESLFPGRIDMGLGRSVGFTDGIRRALGRDKKDADDFAGRLEELLGWFTGEQSSHPQVHARPAEGLRVPPFVLATGEGAAIAAEAGLPMVIGDLRSRDRMMAGVERYRQGFRPSVWSERPHVTISGTVAVAATEAEARRLLMPEAWSMAYSRTHGVFPPLLAPERIEELTMTAKEREFYESGLRGHIAGTEDQVLDALESVVKDSAADEVLITTSTYDRGSLLDSYRRLAKAAGLGRPAPDGER